A genomic stretch from Chitinophaga agri includes:
- a CDS encoding MBL fold metallo-hydrolase: MKVTFLGTGTSQGVPVIACGCQVCVSSNSKDKRLRSSILISDTPAGNIVVDTTPDFRYQMLRAGVKHLEAVLVTHSHKDHIAGMDDIRAFNYFQQRAIDIYATEFTQQVIRNEFSYAFAEQKYPGIPELNLRTIGSAPFNVNGLDIVPINVMHHLMPVLGFRFNDFTYITDANFIAEEEKRKIVGSKVLVLNTLRKEKHISHFTLDEGIALARELDIPQVYFTHISHQLGLHEEVSAELPHGMALAYDGLEVIL, translated from the coding sequence TTGAAAGTAACTTTTTTAGGAACAGGTACATCACAGGGCGTTCCTGTTATCGCCTGTGGCTGCCAGGTATGTGTTTCCTCTAATTCAAAGGACAAGCGTCTGCGCAGCAGTATCCTGATCAGTGATACGCCCGCTGGTAATATCGTTGTAGATACAACTCCTGACTTTCGATACCAGATGCTGAGAGCTGGTGTTAAGCACCTGGAAGCAGTGCTGGTCACCCATTCTCACAAAGATCATATTGCGGGTATGGACGATATCCGTGCTTTTAACTATTTTCAGCAACGCGCAATTGATATCTACGCTACGGAGTTCACCCAGCAGGTCATCCGTAACGAGTTTTCCTATGCGTTCGCAGAACAGAAATATCCCGGCATTCCCGAACTTAACCTCCGCACGATCGGCAGTGCTCCATTTAATGTCAACGGACTGGATATTGTACCTATTAACGTAATGCATCACCTGATGCCGGTACTGGGCTTCCGTTTCAATGATTTTACCTACATCACTGACGCCAATTTTATAGCAGAAGAGGAGAAAAGGAAGATTGTCGGATCAAAGGTTCTGGTGCTCAATACACTCCGAAAAGAAAAACACATCTCTCACTTTACACTCGACGAAGGCATTGCGCTGGCCAGAGAGTTGGATATTCCCCAGGTTTATTTTACACATATCAGTCATCAGTTGGGGCTACATGAAGAAGTTTCTGCTGAACTACCTCATGGCATGGCGCTGGCATACGATGGGCTGGAAGTCATCCTGTAA
- a CDS encoding acyl-CoA dehydrogenase family protein, with protein MNFEPTEMQQQITQVIRDFGKTHMHPYILEWDENQTFPVQLFKQLGELGLMGVLVPEKYGGSGLGYLEYVTVISEISKVCGAIGLSVAAHNSLCTGHILQFGSEEQKQHYLPKLASAEWIGAWGLTEPNTGSDAMNMKCVAHRDGDEWVLNGTKCWITHGKSGDVAVVIARTGDVRDSHGMSAFIVERGTPGFSGGKKENKLGMRASETAEMIFDNCRIPAANMLGNEGEGFIQSMKVLDGGRISIAALSLGIAKGAYEAALKYAQERHQFDKPIASFQGISFKLADMATEIMAAELLTMQAADDKTRGAKVTKHAAMAKYYASEVAVKTANEAVQIFGGYGYTKDFPVEKFYRDAKLCTIGEGTSEIQKLVIAREALK; from the coding sequence ATGAACTTTGAGCCCACAGAAATGCAGCAGCAGATTACGCAGGTGATTAGAGATTTCGGAAAGACACACATGCACCCCTATATCCTTGAATGGGATGAAAATCAAACGTTTCCGGTTCAGTTATTCAAACAATTAGGAGAATTGGGACTCATGGGAGTACTCGTTCCTGAAAAATATGGCGGTAGCGGACTCGGATATCTGGAGTATGTGACTGTCATCAGCGAGATCTCAAAGGTCTGTGGTGCTATCGGATTGAGTGTAGCGGCACACAACTCTTTGTGTACGGGGCACATCTTGCAGTTCGGTTCTGAAGAGCAAAAGCAACATTATCTGCCCAAACTGGCGAGTGCTGAATGGATAGGTGCCTGGGGACTTACAGAACCTAATACCGGCTCGGATGCGATGAACATGAAATGTGTCGCACACCGAGATGGAGATGAGTGGGTGCTCAACGGCACGAAATGCTGGATCACTCACGGCAAAAGTGGGGATGTAGCAGTCGTGATCGCGCGCACGGGCGATGTGAGGGATAGTCACGGTATGAGTGCTTTCATCGTGGAGCGTGGAACACCTGGTTTTAGTGGCGGGAAAAAGGAAAATAAGCTGGGCATGCGCGCATCTGAAACCGCTGAGATGATATTTGATAATTGCCGTATACCGGCTGCGAATATGCTGGGTAATGAAGGGGAAGGGTTTATCCAGTCAATGAAAGTACTGGATGGCGGACGTATCTCAATCGCGGCACTTTCCCTGGGTATTGCCAAGGGGGCTTATGAAGCAGCCCTGAAATATGCCCAGGAACGACATCAGTTTGATAAGCCGATCGCCAGTTTCCAGGGCATCTCTTTTAAACTGGCAGACATGGCTACTGAGATCATGGCGGCTGAGTTGCTGACCATGCAGGCAGCTGATGATAAGACAAGAGGAGCGAAGGTGACCAAGCATGCAGCGATGGCGAAATATTATGCTTCAGAGGTGGCAGTTAAGACTGCCAATGAAGCTGTTCAGATATTTGGGGGGTATGGGTATACGAAAGATTTCCCCGTAGAGAAATTTTATCGTGATGCAAAGCTTTGTACGATCGGAGAGGGTACTTCCGAGATACAGAAGCTGGTAATTGCCAGAGAAGCGTTGAAATAG
- the lpxD gene encoding UDP-3-O-(3-hydroxymyristoyl)glucosamine N-acyltransferase produces the protein MQFSALQLATMLDGKLEGNPDVKVSNIAKIEEAGEGMLSFIANPKYEEFIYTTNASILIVNESLVTEKPVKSTLIRVKDAYSAFALLLEKYKQIMGNKTGIQQPSHIPASVKTGQNVFIGAFAYLGENVVLGNNVKIYPGVYLGDNVIVKDDTIIFPGVKVYENCVLGSRVILHAGCVIGGDGFGFAPQPDGTYKKVPQIGNVIIHDDVEIGANTTIDRATMGSTIIRQGVKLDNLIQIAHNVDVDTNSVIAAQTGISGSTKIGKNCVIGGQVGLVGHIQLADGTKINAQSGLSKSITEPNTALMGSPAFDYKSSLKSQAIFRNLPDLEKRVKELEDMVKQLLSVREGV, from the coding sequence ATGCAGTTTAGCGCATTACAATTGGCTACCATGTTAGATGGTAAGCTGGAAGGCAACCCGGACGTAAAAGTGAGTAACATCGCCAAGATTGAAGAGGCGGGTGAAGGGATGCTCAGTTTTATCGCCAATCCTAAATACGAAGAGTTTATCTATACGACCAATGCCTCTATACTTATCGTGAATGAGAGCCTTGTGACAGAAAAACCTGTTAAATCTACGCTTATCAGGGTAAAAGACGCTTATAGCGCCTTCGCCCTTCTCCTCGAAAAATATAAGCAGATCATGGGTAATAAGACGGGCATTCAACAGCCGTCCCATATTCCCGCGTCTGTTAAGACCGGACAAAATGTCTTCATCGGCGCTTTTGCCTACCTGGGTGAGAACGTCGTACTGGGTAACAATGTAAAGATATATCCAGGCGTATACCTGGGTGATAATGTGATCGTAAAGGATGATACCATCATTTTCCCAGGTGTAAAAGTATATGAGAACTGTGTACTGGGCAGCCGCGTAATACTGCACGCTGGTTGTGTGATCGGTGGAGATGGTTTCGGATTTGCCCCTCAGCCTGATGGCACTTACAAGAAAGTACCACAGATCGGTAACGTGATCATCCATGATGATGTGGAAATCGGTGCGAACACAACTATTGACCGTGCCACGATGGGTTCCACTATCATCCGTCAGGGCGTAAAGCTGGATAACCTCATCCAGATCGCGCACAATGTGGATGTAGATACTAACTCCGTGATCGCTGCACAGACAGGCATTTCCGGCAGTACTAAAATTGGTAAGAACTGTGTGATTGGTGGTCAGGTAGGCCTGGTGGGTCACATCCAGCTGGCTGATGGCACTAAGATCAATGCACAGAGCGGCCTGTCCAAATCAATAACAGAACCGAATACGGCCCTTATGGGTTCCCCGGCTTTTGATTATAAAAGTTCCCTGAAAAGTCAGGCAATTTTTAGAAATTTGCCCGATCTGGAAAAACGCGTGAAAGAATTGGAAGACATGGTAAAACAACTGCTTTCCGTGCGGGAAGGTGTTTGA
- a CDS encoding ComEA family DNA-binding protein has product MKQVLWKVYCSFSRKERHGIVLLLMLTIICAGMPVLWEYYVPVEIIKQDSTLLAEVSAFRRALYETTSPVDTTSSSDKPVKRFYFDPNTLEATGWRELGVNERTARTIQRYIAKGGRFRSKEDLLRIYGLPPVLGRELMPYVIIATSGHKWDTGAHRQRQSASGTVFQPGKRHLELDINIADSTQWEALPGIGPVLAARIVKFRNRLGGFYEIGQVRETFGLPDSTFNKIQPYLRLYKVSLKKLDINQTDEKSLAQHPYIRYKLARLIILYRSNHGPFSQPKDLLGIPLVDDSIYRKIEHYIKTENSPL; this is encoded by the coding sequence ATGAAGCAGGTTTTGTGGAAAGTCTATTGCAGTTTTTCCAGGAAGGAACGGCATGGTATAGTGTTGTTACTTATGCTGACGATTATTTGTGCAGGCATGCCTGTTTTATGGGAGTATTATGTGCCAGTTGAAATAATAAAACAAGACAGCACGTTGCTGGCTGAAGTCAGTGCTTTCCGCAGGGCTTTATATGAAACAACATCCCCGGTTGATACTACAAGTAGTAGTGACAAACCTGTAAAGCGATTTTATTTTGATCCGAATACACTGGAGGCGACGGGCTGGAGGGAGCTGGGAGTCAATGAGCGTACTGCCCGGACCATACAACGATATATTGCTAAAGGAGGCAGATTCCGTTCGAAAGAAGATCTGTTACGTATTTATGGTCTGCCGCCGGTTTTGGGCCGGGAGCTGATGCCATATGTGATCATTGCTACTTCAGGCCACAAATGGGACACAGGGGCTCACCGACAACGTCAGTCTGCTTCAGGAACGGTGTTTCAACCAGGGAAACGTCACCTGGAACTGGACATTAATATCGCTGATTCTACACAATGGGAGGCATTGCCGGGTATCGGGCCGGTACTGGCAGCGCGCATAGTGAAATTCCGGAACAGGCTGGGAGGATTCTATGAGATCGGTCAGGTACGCGAGACATTCGGACTGCCGGACAGTACATTTAACAAAATTCAACCTTATCTCAGATTGTATAAGGTTTCACTAAAAAAACTGGACATCAACCAGACGGATGAAAAATCTTTGGCACAACATCCATATATCCGTTACAAACTGGCGCGGTTAATTATACTGTATCGTAGTAACCACGGGCCTTTCAGCCAGCCGAAGGATCTTCTTGGCATACCATTGGTAGATGATAGTATTTATCGTAAAATTGAACATTACATCAAAACAGAAAATTCCCCATTATGA
- the lpxA gene encoding acyl-ACP--UDP-N-acetylglucosamine O-acyltransferase, with protein sequence MIHPLTYIHPDAKVAPNVKIDPFTVIHKNVEIGEGTWIGSNVTIMEGARIGKNCRIFPGSVISAIPQDLKFAGEETTTEIGDNTTIREYVTINRGTRDKWKTVIGNNCLIMAYSHIAHDCEVGNSCVFSNSTTLAGHITVGDHVVLAGMVAVQQFCKIGDHAFVTGGSLVRKDVPPFVKAAREPLSYVGVNSIGLKRRGFSLEKINHILDIYRVIFVKGYKLSKAISIIEAEYPATDERDEILSFIRESGRGIMKGYTSLASDE encoded by the coding sequence ATGATCCATCCGCTTACTTACATTCACCCGGACGCCAAAGTGGCACCAAACGTAAAGATCGATCCGTTCACCGTGATTCACAAAAATGTTGAAATCGGTGAAGGAACCTGGATCGGTTCAAACGTAACTATCATGGAAGGCGCCAGGATCGGCAAGAACTGCCGTATCTTCCCGGGGTCTGTAATATCCGCTATCCCGCAAGACCTCAAATTTGCAGGCGAAGAAACCACAACAGAAATAGGAGACAACACCACCATCAGAGAGTATGTAACTATTAACCGCGGTACCAGGGATAAATGGAAAACTGTGATCGGCAACAACTGTCTGATCATGGCCTATAGCCATATTGCCCATGACTGCGAAGTAGGTAACAGCTGCGTATTCTCTAACAGCACCACCCTGGCTGGTCATATCACCGTGGGAGACCACGTGGTACTGGCTGGTATGGTTGCCGTACAGCAGTTCTGTAAAATAGGCGATCACGCCTTCGTTACAGGAGGCTCACTCGTGAGAAAAGATGTACCGCCTTTCGTAAAAGCAGCACGTGAACCGCTGTCTTATGTAGGTGTCAATTCTATCGGTCTCAAAAGAAGAGGCTTCTCTCTGGAAAAGATCAATCACATCCTCGATATCTACCGTGTAATATTCGTAAAAGGATACAAGCTGTCAAAAGCGATCAGTATCATCGAAGCGGAATATCCTGCCACTGACGAAAGAGATGAAATACTCTCCTTTATCCGTGAATCCGGCCGGGGTATTATGAAAGGTTATACGTCACTAGCCAGCGACGAATGA
- a CDS encoding NADP-dependent glyceraldehyde-3-phosphate dehydrogenase — MSFEEQLHHMFPTEDAIPAEYRLPGELHQREYLSGGEMKPWNGDVHTVLSPICIQTTNGLERKVIGSYPLCGQEEAMAALDAAVLAYNDGRGEWPTMTVSERIACMEKFTGKMIEKKSEIVKLIMWEIGKSYTDSIKEFDRTVEYINTTIDALKDLDRNSSRFEIEQGIIGQIRRSPLGVVLCMGPFNYPLNETFTTLIPALIMGNTMLFKPPKHGTLLHYPLLEAFASCFPKGVVNTIYGRGNVIIGPLMESGKINVLTLIGSSKVANQLKKMHPKVNRLRAILGLDAKNAAIISDKADLDLAVQETVLGSLSFNGQRCTALKIIFVHSKIADVFLQKLSAAIGQLKVGMPWEKGVFLTPLPEPQKPAYLKECIDDALANGAKVINEHGGASYESFVYPAVLYPVNKEMKLYREEQFGPLIPVLPFDDIETPIEYLIESDHGQQVSIFSNDADELASLIDPLVNQVSRVNINCQCQRGPDVYPFTGRKDSAEGTLSVPDALRAFSIRSMVATKQTEMNKNLLNRIVNDQTSNFLSTKYIF, encoded by the coding sequence ATGAGCTTTGAAGAACAACTGCATCACATGTTCCCAACTGAGGACGCTATACCCGCCGAGTACCGGTTACCGGGGGAATTACACCAGCGGGAGTATCTTTCAGGAGGTGAGATGAAACCATGGAATGGCGATGTGCACACCGTGTTATCTCCGATCTGTATTCAGACAACAAACGGACTCGAGAGAAAAGTGATCGGTTCTTACCCTTTATGCGGACAGGAAGAGGCGATGGCGGCCCTGGACGCTGCCGTTCTGGCTTATAATGATGGCCGTGGCGAATGGCCCACTATGACGGTTTCTGAGCGTATTGCCTGCATGGAGAAATTCACGGGTAAAATGATCGAGAAGAAATCTGAAATCGTGAAACTCATTATGTGGGAGATCGGCAAGTCTTATACAGATTCCATTAAAGAGTTTGATCGTACTGTAGAATATATCAACACTACCATAGACGCATTGAAAGACCTGGACCGTAATTCGAGCCGTTTTGAAATAGAACAGGGTATTATTGGGCAGATCAGGCGCTCTCCATTGGGCGTAGTGCTCTGCATGGGACCGTTCAACTATCCATTGAACGAGACTTTCACAACACTGATCCCCGCACTGATCATGGGTAACACGATGTTGTTCAAACCGCCGAAACACGGCACCTTATTACATTATCCGCTGCTGGAAGCATTTGCGTCCTGTTTTCCTAAAGGCGTAGTGAATACCATCTATGGCAGAGGAAACGTAATTATCGGTCCGCTAATGGAATCCGGTAAGATCAATGTCCTGACACTGATTGGTAGCAGTAAGGTGGCTAATCAGCTGAAGAAGATGCACCCGAAAGTGAACAGGTTAAGGGCTATACTCGGACTGGATGCCAAAAATGCAGCCATTATTTCCGATAAGGCTGACCTGGACCTGGCAGTGCAGGAAACGGTGTTAGGCTCACTGTCGTTTAATGGACAACGTTGTACAGCGCTGAAGATCATCTTTGTACATAGTAAGATAGCGGATGTCTTCCTGCAGAAGTTAAGCGCAGCAATTGGTCAGCTAAAAGTAGGCATGCCATGGGAAAAAGGGGTATTTCTGACGCCGCTGCCTGAACCGCAAAAGCCTGCTTATCTGAAGGAATGTATTGACGATGCGCTGGCGAATGGTGCGAAGGTGATCAATGAGCATGGAGGTGCCTCCTATGAATCGTTCGTGTACCCAGCGGTGTTATATCCGGTAAATAAAGAGATGAAATTATACAGGGAAGAGCAGTTTGGCCCATTGATCCCGGTATTACCATTCGACGATATAGAAACGCCTATTGAATACCTGATTGAATCTGATCATGGTCAGCAGGTAAGTATCTTCTCTAATGATGCAGATGAACTGGCATCGCTGATTGATCCGTTGGTGAATCAGGTAAGCCGTGTAAATATTAACTGTCAGTGTCAGCGTGGGCCTGATGTATATCCATTCACAGGCCGGAAGGATTCTGCGGAAGGGACATTAAGTGTACCAGATGCACTACGTGCATTTTCAATTCGTTCAATGGTTGCGACAAAACAGACAGAAATGAACAAAAATTTGCTCAATCGCATCGTAAATGATCAAACTTCTAACTTTTTGTCAACAAAATATATATTTTGA
- the porX gene encoding T9SS response regulator signal transducer PorX has translation MSQINILWVDDEIESLKSQIMFLETKGYKVSALTNGYDALEFLREQVVDVVLLDESMPGITGLETLGKIKEIDQQIPVVMITKNEAENVMDEAIGSQITDYLIKPVNPNQVLLSLKKIIDNKRLVAEKTTIAYQQEFRSLFMALNSNPDYNEWMDIYKKLVYWEMEMGKTNNPEMLEVLTTQKAEANTEFAKFISRNYASWVHPKATEAPVMSHTLFREKIVPALDSEVPNFVIIIDNLRLDQWKAILPIFLESFRLVQEDTFYSILPTSTQYSRNAIFAGMLPVDIESRFPQEWKNDDEEGGKNLYEETFLADQLRRLKMDSRFSYTKVTTHNDGQHLVNNIHNLMSYPLNVIVYNFVDMLSHARTEMEVLKELAADEMSYRSITASWFEHSPLHQALKKLADKKINLIIATDHGNVRVKTPVKVIGDKQTTTNLRYKHGRNLNYEAKEVLAFRDPKDAGLPRPNVNSSYIFAKEDGYLCYPNNYNYFVNFYRNTFQHGGISLEEVIVPVARLVSK, from the coding sequence ATGAGTCAAATAAATATACTTTGGGTAGATGACGAGATAGAATCACTGAAATCACAGATCATGTTCCTGGAAACAAAGGGTTATAAAGTATCCGCACTTACAAACGGGTACGATGCCCTCGAATTTCTGCGTGAGCAGGTGGTAGATGTGGTACTGCTCGATGAATCTATGCCAGGTATAACTGGTTTGGAGACGCTGGGCAAGATCAAGGAGATCGACCAGCAGATCCCGGTTGTCATGATCACCAAGAATGAGGCAGAAAATGTAATGGACGAGGCAATAGGTTCCCAGATCACCGATTATCTGATCAAACCGGTGAATCCGAATCAGGTATTACTGTCCCTGAAGAAGATCATTGATAACAAGCGCCTGGTAGCTGAAAAGACGACCATCGCTTACCAGCAGGAGTTCCGCAGCCTGTTCATGGCGCTCAACTCCAACCCTGACTACAACGAGTGGATGGATATTTATAAGAAGCTGGTATACTGGGAGATGGAAATGGGGAAGACGAACAATCCGGAAATGCTGGAAGTACTCACTACCCAAAAAGCAGAAGCCAATACGGAGTTTGCTAAATTCATCAGCCGTAATTATGCCAGTTGGGTACATCCAAAGGCAACAGAAGCGCCGGTGATGTCTCACACCCTTTTCCGTGAGAAGATCGTTCCTGCTCTGGATAGTGAAGTGCCAAATTTCGTTATTATCATCGATAACCTCCGGCTGGACCAATGGAAGGCTATATTGCCGATCTTCCTGGAATCGTTCCGGCTGGTACAGGAGGATACTTTTTACAGTATCCTGCCTACTTCCACACAGTACAGCCGTAACGCCATATTTGCCGGTATGCTGCCAGTAGACATCGAAAGCCGTTTCCCGCAGGAGTGGAAGAATGATGACGAAGAAGGGGGAAAGAACCTGTATGAAGAGACTTTCCTGGCCGATCAGCTGCGCCGCCTGAAAATGGACAGCCGGTTCTCTTATACCAAGGTGACCACCCACAATGACGGTCAGCACCTGGTCAACAATATTCATAACCTGATGTCGTATCCCCTGAATGTGATTGTGTATAATTTTGTGGATATGCTTAGTCATGCGCGTACTGAGATGGAGGTATTGAAAGAGCTCGCTGCCGATGAAATGTCCTACCGTTCTATTACGGCCAGTTGGTTTGAGCATTCGCCGCTTCATCAGGCACTGAAGAAACTGGCAGATAAAAAGATCAACCTCATTATAGCTACCGACCATGGTAATGTAAGGGTGAAAACGCCTGTAAAGGTGATCGGCGATAAGCAGACGACGACCAATCTCAGATATAAACATGGCCGTAACCTGAATTATGAGGCGAAGGAAGTACTGGCTTTCCGTGATCCTAAAGATGCAGGGCTGCCTCGTCCAAATGTCAATTCCTCCTACATTTTTGCAAAGGAGGACGGCTATCTTTGTTATCCGAACAATTATAACTACTTCGTTAATTTCTACCGGAATACGTTCCAGCACGGCGGTATTTCACTGGAAGAAGTGATCGTACCGGTAGCCAGACTGGTGAGTAAATAG
- a CDS encoding HD domain-containing protein: MAERKRKIVNDPVYGFITIDHPLIFTLISHPYYQRLRRIHQMALAHLVYPGAMHTRFHHSMGAYHLMSCALSELKGKGVEITEEEEVAAKMAILLHDIGHGPYSHALENGIIEGVSHEEISQWLMEELNKEMDGALTLTIDIFNGRYHKTFLHQLVSSQLDVDRMDYLNRDSFYTGVSEGVISYDRIIKMLTVHRGELMVEEKGIYSIEKFIIARRLMYWQVYLHKTVLSAENMLVKILRRAKELALQGVTLFASPALEYFLYHTITAANFEEEPACLRQFCLLDDYDIMGAIKVWAQHPDKVLSLLCNWLIDRNLYKCILNSEAFDMESIQLLKQKVQREYGISGTDLDYFVFTGTACLSTYNMNNEKINILFKDGTVKDISSIDNPLISHTLAIPVKKFYICHPKI; this comes from the coding sequence ATGGCAGAACGCAAGCGTAAAATTGTGAATGATCCGGTGTATGGTTTTATTACAATAGACCATCCGTTGATCTTTACACTGATTTCCCATCCTTACTATCAGCGCCTGCGCAGGATCCATCAGATGGCCCTGGCACATCTGGTTTATCCCGGCGCAATGCACACCCGGTTCCATCACAGCATGGGGGCCTATCATCTGATGAGCTGCGCCCTGTCCGAACTGAAGGGAAAGGGGGTCGAAATCACTGAAGAAGAAGAGGTTGCTGCAAAGATGGCCATACTTTTGCATGATATAGGACACGGACCCTATTCACATGCGCTGGAGAACGGTATTATCGAAGGGGTATCGCATGAAGAGATCAGCCAGTGGCTGATGGAGGAGCTGAATAAGGAGATGGATGGCGCGCTGACGCTGACAATAGATATATTCAACGGCCGTTACCATAAGACTTTTTTACACCAGCTGGTATCCAGTCAGCTCGATGTGGACAGAATGGACTACCTCAACAGAGACAGCTTCTATACGGGTGTATCTGAAGGAGTGATCAGCTATGACAGGATTATAAAGATGCTGACAGTACACCGTGGAGAGCTGATGGTGGAGGAAAAAGGGATCTACTCAATAGAAAAGTTCATTATAGCGAGAAGGCTCATGTATTGGCAGGTATATCTGCATAAAACAGTGCTCAGCGCTGAAAATATGCTGGTAAAGATCTTACGCAGAGCTAAAGAACTGGCATTGCAGGGTGTAACTCTTTTCGCCTCCCCTGCGTTAGAGTATTTTCTCTATCACACGATCACTGCCGCAAACTTTGAAGAAGAGCCGGCGTGTCTGCGACAGTTCTGTTTGCTGGACGATTATGATATCATGGGAGCGATCAAAGTATGGGCGCAACACCCGGACAAGGTACTCTCTTTATTATGTAACTGGCTCATCGACAGGAATTTATATAAATGCATCCTGAATAGTGAAGCATTTGATATGGAAAGTATCCAACTGCTGAAACAAAAGGTGCAACGGGAATATGGCATTAGTGGTACCGATCTGGACTACTTTGTTTTTACAGGCACAGCCTGTCTTAGTACATATAATATGAATAACGAGAAAATCAATATTCTTTTCAAAGACGGCACTGTTAAAGACATTTCTTCCATTGATAATCCCCTGATTAGTCACACGCTGGCTATACCCGTAAAAAAATTCTACATTTGTCATCCAAAAATCTGA
- a CDS encoding bifunctional UDP-3-O-[3-hydroxymyristoyl] N-acetylglucosamine deacetylase/3-hydroxyacyl-ACP dehydratase yields MNNQQSSNQHTIKTPVTISGVGLHTGAHVNMTLKPANPGYGIKFQRVDLPEQPVVKADVDYVVDTSRSTTLEHNGARVSTIEHIMAALVGTGVDNVHIEVDGPEIPIMDGSSYPFIQKIEEAGITEQDAKKVWYTIDTNITFYDEKKNVEMVALPAVDYRITCMIDFNSPILGTQHANLNSLQDFKEEVAPCRTFVFLHELEYLISNNLIKGGDINNAIVIVDKAVSEEQLSHLAKVFEREHISVAQREGILNNIQLHFPNEPARHKLLDIVGDLALVGVPIKAHIIANRPGHASNVEFARKIKQYIKKNKHIKDVPVYDPSKPAVFDVPSIEKTLPHRFPMLLVDKIIDLTDSQVVGIKNVTFNEPFFQGHFPSNPVMPGVLQVEALAQCGGILALSTVPDPHNYDTYFVKIDNCKFKQKVFPGDTMILKMELLSPIRRGIVEMRGTVFVGNKVVTEGDLTAQIIKTRES; encoded by the coding sequence ATGAATAATCAACAGTCGTCTAATCAACACACGATAAAAACTCCAGTTACAATATCGGGTGTTGGTTTACACACAGGTGCGCATGTAAATATGACCCTGAAGCCGGCTAATCCCGGTTATGGTATTAAATTTCAGCGTGTGGACCTGCCGGAACAGCCTGTAGTTAAAGCCGATGTGGATTATGTAGTAGATACGTCCCGCAGCACTACCCTTGAACACAATGGCGCCCGCGTTAGTACTATTGAACACATCATGGCAGCCCTCGTTGGCACCGGTGTTGACAACGTACACATTGAAGTAGATGGACCAGAGATCCCTATCATGGATGGTAGTTCCTACCCTTTTATCCAGAAAATAGAAGAAGCTGGTATCACTGAACAGGATGCGAAAAAAGTATGGTACACGATCGATACTAATATCACCTTCTACGATGAAAAGAAGAATGTGGAAATGGTAGCTTTACCTGCTGTAGATTACCGCATTACCTGTATGATCGACTTCAACTCTCCTATACTCGGCACACAGCATGCGAATCTCAATAGCCTGCAGGATTTTAAAGAAGAAGTAGCACCTTGCCGCACCTTCGTATTCCTGCATGAACTCGAATACCTGATCTCCAATAACCTGATCAAGGGTGGCGATATCAATAACGCCATCGTGATCGTGGATAAGGCCGTAAGTGAAGAACAGCTGAGCCATCTGGCGAAAGTGTTCGAACGTGAGCATATCAGCGTAGCACAGAGAGAAGGCATCCTCAATAACATTCAGCTTCATTTCCCGAATGAACCGGCACGTCATAAACTGCTGGACATTGTAGGAGATCTCGCACTGGTAGGTGTTCCTATCAAGGCGCACATCATTGCTAACCGTCCAGGTCATGCTTCTAACGTGGAGTTTGCCCGTAAGATCAAGCAATACATCAAGAAGAATAAGCATATTAAAGATGTGCCTGTTTACGATCCAAGTAAACCTGCAGTTTTTGATGTGCCTAGTATCGAAAAGACACTGCCGCACCGTTTCCCGATGCTGCTGGTGGACAAGATCATCGATCTTACCGATTCACAGGTTGTAGGTATTAAGAACGTTACCTTCAATGAACCCTTCTTCCAGGGCCACTTCCCAAGTAACCCCGTTATGCCGGGCGTATTACAGGTGGAAGCACTGGCACAGTGTGGCGGTATTCTTGCGCTCAGCACAGTTCCTGATCCTCATAATTACGATACCTATTTTGTCAAGATCGACAATTGCAAGTTCAAACAGAAAGTTTTCCCGGGAGACACCATGATCCTGAAGATGGAGTTGCTGAGCCCAATCAGAAGAGGCATAGTGGAAATGAGAGGAACTGTATTTGTAGGCAATAAGGTAGTAACAGAAGGCGACCTGACCGCTCAAATCATTAAAACAAGAGAAAGCTAA